A section of the Sphingomonas ginsenosidivorax genome encodes:
- a CDS encoding HAD-IA family hydrolase, with protein MSIRLAVFDCDGTLVDSQANICVACETAFEESGLVAPPRAAIRRIVGLSLVEAMRVLTPQADDDTHRLLAERYKESFRAMRTSGTLIEEPLFDGIADVLRNLVDDGWLLGVATGKSDRGLAHILDQHAITGHFVTLQTADRHPSKPDPTMLLAAMAEAGASPQDTAMIGDTSFDMAMAKAAGARAVGVAWGYHAIHELSDAGADVVASDVADLPRLVARP; from the coding sequence ATGTCCATCCGCCTAGCCGTATTCGATTGCGACGGGACGCTCGTCGACAGCCAGGCGAACATCTGCGTCGCCTGCGAAACCGCATTCGAGGAGTCGGGCCTCGTCGCGCCGCCCCGCGCCGCCATCCGCCGCATCGTCGGGCTGAGCCTGGTTGAGGCGATGCGCGTCCTGACTCCGCAGGCGGACGACGACACGCACCGCCTGCTCGCTGAGCGCTACAAGGAATCGTTCCGCGCGATGCGCACGAGCGGCACGCTGATCGAGGAGCCGTTGTTCGACGGCATCGCCGACGTCCTGCGCAATCTGGTCGATGACGGCTGGCTGCTCGGGGTTGCGACCGGCAAGTCCGACCGCGGCCTCGCGCATATCCTCGATCAGCACGCGATCACCGGCCATTTCGTGACGCTGCAGACCGCCGACCGCCACCCGTCCAAGCCCGATCCGACGATGTTGCTCGCCGCGATGGCGGAGGCCGGCGCAAGCCCGCAGGATACCGCGATGATCGGCGACACGAGCTTCGACATGGCGATGGCCAAGGCAGCGGGCGCGCGCGCGGTGGGTGTCGCCTGGGGCTATCACGCCATCCACGAACTGTCCGACGCAGGCGCGGACGTCGTCGCCAGCGACGTCGCCGATCTGCCGCGGCTGGTAGCCCGTCCGTGA